CGACTGCGGCTGGCCGCCAAGCCGCTAGGCATTATCAAGATCGACGCGGCGGAAAGCGCGATTGGGCTGCAATTCGTCCCGAATCCACCGATCGACGCGATGCGCATCATCGAAATGGTGCAAAAGCACCGGCACATTAAGCTGGCGGGGCAAGACAAGTTGCGGATCGAGTTGCACAGTCCTGACCTGGCGAGCCGGATCGCGACGGTTAAGGAAACGCTGCGGGCGTTAGGCGCACCGGGCAAGCAGCGGACCAACGCATGAGCGGCGCCACGCTGTGCCGCTCATGCACGGCGCACAACCGCCTGAGTCAACGCTTGAGTCAAACTCCGTGCGCACGGCGCTAACGGAATTGATGCCTCGCCGCTTTGGAACGGATTCGTTTTTGGGTATGATCGACTCGTGATCAATGGGAGCCACACTATGTCTGCATCCGCGACATCGGCGTCGGCCGGTTCATCGGCCGCGCTGCCGGGTACTCCACCCTCGCCCGATCTGCCCGCCAGTGCCACCGCCATTGCGTGGACTGAGAAGCTGATTAGCTTCGATACCACAAGCCGCCTGCCCAACCTCGGATTGATTGAAACAGTACGCGACTACCTGCGCTCAGCCGGTCTTGACGCGACGCTGACGTACGACGAAACGGGCCAATGGGCTAACCTGTTCGCCACTGTACCGGCCCATGACGGCACTACACACGGCGGCATCGTGCTGTCCGGCCACACCGACGTGGTGCCGGTTGAGGGACAGCAATGGGACAGCGATCCGTTCGTTGCCCGCATCGACGACGGTAAGCTCTACGGGCGCGGCAGCTGCGATATGAAGGGGTTCATTGGCACCGCGCTCGCTTTGCTGCCGCAGATGCAGTCGGCGAAGCTCGCCAAGCCGATTCATTTCGCGCTGTCGTTCGACGAGGAAGTGGGTTGCGCCGGCGCCCCCCTGCTGCTCTCGGATCTGCAAAAGCGCGGCCTGCGGCCCGAAGGCTGCATTGTTGGTGAGCCGACCAGCATGCGCCCGATCGTCGCCCACAAGGGAATCAATGCCTACCGCTGCTGCGTGCGCGGGCACGCGGCCCACTCATCGCTGACGCCACAGGGGCTCAATGCAATCGAATATGCGGCGCGGCTGATTTGCCACATACGCGACGTCGCGCAGCGCTACCGCTCACACGGGCCGTTCGACACGCTCTACGACGTGCCATTTACGACCGCACAGACCAGTACAATCACCGGTGGCAACGCGATCAACACGGTCCCAGCGCACTGCGAATTCCAGTTCGAATTCCGCAACCTGCCGACGATGGATCCGCAGGCCATCCTGGCGCAGATCGAGACGTATGCGCGTGATACGCTGCTGCCGCAGATGCGCCGCGAGCATCCGGACGCAGCCATCGAGATCTCAGAGATCGCCGCTGCCCCGGGGCTGGACGCCAGCGAGCAGGCGGCGATCACGCAACTGGTACGGGCGCTCACCGCCGACCAAGCCAAGCGCAAGGTCGCATACGGCACCGAGGCCGGCCTGTTCCAGCGTGCCGGCATCCCGACCGTCGTCTGCGGGCCGGGCAATATCGAGCAAGCCCATAAGCCCAACGAATTTGTTTCGCTCGAGCAACTTGGCGCGAGCGAGTCATTCATTCACAAACTGATCACCAGTCTCGAGGTTCATGCACATGTCTGATTGGGCCGTGCCGCCGCCTGTTTCGAAGCCGTTGCCCGCGTCCGCGGCGAACCTATCGACAACGCCCGCGTCGGTTGATGGCCAACGCGTACCGACGCTGGATGATATCGCCGCGCAGCACCTAGCGCTCGCCCCATGGGTGATTCGCACGCCGACCTTCGATCGCAGCGATTTTCCGTCCCTCGAAGGCACGACGGTCAACTTCAAGTTCGAGTTATTCCAAACCGCAGGCTCCTTCAAAGTGCGCGGCGCGTTCTCCAACCTGCTGGCGCTGAACGACGCGCAGCGCAGCGCCGGCGTCACATGCGTGAGCGCCGGCAATCACGCGGCCGCCGTCGCGCACGCCGCGATGCGCCTGGGTATCAGCGCTAAGGTGGTGATGCTCAAGACGGCCAGCCCAACGCGCATCGAGTTGTGTCGGCAGTACGGCGCCGAAGTGGTATTCGCCGACGATGGCGCGCAGGCGTTCGACAAGGTCCGACGCATCGAGGCGGACGAGCGGCGCTGCTTCATCCATCCGTTCAATGGGTATCGCACCGTGCTCGGTACCGCGACGCTCGGCTACGAATGGGCCACGCAGACGCCAGCACTGGACGCGGTGATCGTACCGGTCGGCGGCGGCGGGCTCGGTGCGGGTGTCGCCACCGCGTTGCGCCTGGTGAACCCGCGCCTTCATGTCTATGGTGTCGAGCCGGAAGGGGCCGACGCGATGAGCAAGAGCTTCGCGGCAAACCATCCGGTGAAGATGGGCCCGATGCGCAGTGCCGCCGATTCGCTGTTGGCGCCGCACACCGAGGCGTACAGCTACGAGCTGTGCCGCCGGCACATCGACCGGATGGTTACCGTCTCCGATGACCAGTTGCGCGTGGCCATGCTGCGCTTGTTTGAGCAACTGAAACTGGCTGTCGAGCCTGCGTGCGCAGCGGCGCTCGCCGCACTGCTCGGGCCGCTACGCGATGCGCTCGAAGGCAAGCGCGTCGGCGTGCTGCTGTGCGGCACCAACACCGATCCCGATACGTTGTACCAGCACCTAACCTACGCGCGCACGCTGTCGAGCTAGCTTTCCGTTTCCTGAAGCGTCCCTATCCCGAGGTACGTGTCAGATTCTTCACGCAATTCGAATACGGGTGGCAATTGAAGGAAATGCGTGGCGAATGTTTCAGCGCGATAGTTCGATGCCTTCGTGATTCGCCAATCTTGCCGATTGCGGGCTTGGCTGCACTTCGAGCACCGTCACGGTCGGCTCAATAGACAGGCCAGGCTCGATGGACGGGCCACTACAGATCGTTTAGCATGGGCGTTTTCGCCTTCCCATTTTCGACGCGTTATCGATGAGTTCCCCCCTTCACTCGCAGCCGGACAGCCCTTGCATCGGCGTATGCTCCACGTTATTTGACGAAGTCTGCAAAGGCTGCGGCCGGACGGCGGCGGAGGTGTCAAACTGGGTGTTCATGACCGACGATGAAAAGCGCGCGGTCTGGAAACGCATCACGCGCGATGGAACCGCGATGCGTTTCACGCGCGCCGCCGATTGAGTCGCAGGCCAACGCAACACTTATGAACGCGCGCTGCGGGCCCTGGGCAGCCGCCCCGGGAGTGGATCGCCTACGCGCTAGCCAAACTGCCCCGAGCAGAGCGCTTCATGCTGGCAACGTCGTTTTTTGCGCGGGGCGAATGACCGACCTTCCCCATCGTTCAAGACAGGTCAACAGGGAGAGGCAAGGCGTGACCCTACGGCGTAGTAGCTAATAAACAAAAGCCATTTCACGCCAACAACACGGTGGCGGCGTGACTTCGTTCGGCGCGCTGTGCGCTGCCCGGTTTCGGGCCAGGGAAAATGCTCGTCCACGTCAATCAGACGCTCAATCAGGCAAGCGTGAAGCGAAGCATGTCGTCGGCATCGGACAGGCATTGCGGAGTTCGTGCCAGTGCAGTGCCGGCAGTCACGTCTACGCAAACGCCGGTGCAAAAGATCGTCGTTAAGAAAGTTAACAAGCCCTCGCCTCGCCCTGGCATCTGATTTATCGAATCGGTTACGCGCCGTGGGCGGCACGCTTGTTGCGCGATAACCGGTCATCGGGGGCCAATCCGGCCGCCGCGCTTCCAGGAGATCGGTATGTCCACTTTATCCAAAGGCGACAAAGTCCAATGGCAAACTTCGCGGGGACGCACGGACGGCGTCGTCACCCGTAAGGTGACAGGTACCGCTAAGGCGGGCCGCCACGTCGTTAAGGCATCTGCGCGCGACCCTCAGTACGAAGTCAAAAGCGCACGTACCGGCAAAACTGCAATCCACAAAGCGGATGCGCTAAAGAAAGTGGGCTAACGATCCGTGGCGATAGTGTCGCGTGGCCCCCGCTCTATGGTGACGCTTCGGTTGCGGCCCACGCGCAAAGGCGTATAATACTGTATATCCATACAGTATTGCCATCGCGATGGAATTGCTGAAGAAGCTAGAAATTTTGGCAGACGCGGCCAAATACGATGCATCGTGCGCCAGCAGCGGCGCGCCTGAACGAGATGCACGAGCGCGTGTTGGACTAGGTGCCAGCGTAGGCGCCGGAATTTGCCATAGTTACACGCCCGATGGCCGGTGCGTGTCGTTGCTGAAGATTTTGCTGACCAATTTTTGCCAGTACGATTGCCAGTATTGCGTGAACCGGCGCTCCAGCAATGTCCCGCGCGCGCGTTTTTTGCCGCAGGAGGTCGTCAATCTGACGATGGACTTCTACCGGCGCAATTACATCGACGGCCTATTCCTCAGTTCCGGCGTGATCCGCAGCGCCGATTACACGATGGAGCAGTTGGTTCATGTGGCGCGGTCGCTGCGTGAAGAGCACCAATTTCGCGGTTATATCCATTTGAAGACAATCCCGGACGCCGATCCGCGGCTCATCTTGGAAGCTGGCCAATATGCCGACCGGCTTAGCGTTAACATCGAACTGCCGACCGACCGCGGCCTGCAACGGCTGGCGCCCGAGAAAAACGCGTCGACGATTAAGCGCGCCATGGGATCGATCCGTCTGGCTCGGGAACAAGCACAGAGCGAGAAACATGCGCCACTCAACGCGCCGGCCGGGCAAAGCACGCAAATGATCGTGGGCGCCGATGATGCCGACGACCGCACCATTTTACGCACCGCGCAAACGCTGTACGGTGCCTATCAATTGAAGCGCGTGTACTACTCCGCTTTCAGCCCAATCCCGGACAGCCCGTCCGCGCTTCCGTCGCACGCTCCGCCGCTCCTGCGCGAGCATCGACTGTATCAGGCGGACTTCTTGTTGCGCGGTTATGGTTTTCGTGCTGAAGAGCTGTTTCAAAAAGACGGCGATCTGCCACTGGACATCAACCCAAAGCTAGCCTGGGCGTTGGCGCACCGCGAATCGTTTCCGGTCGATCTGAATCGCGCGCCGCCGTGGCTGATCGCACGCGTACCGGGCATCGGCGTACGCAATGCAAAACGGCTGGCGCAGTTGCGTCGCGTGCGCGCGATCCGCTATCACGATTTGATTCGCCTGCGTTGCGTAATGGATCAAGTCAAATCATTTATTGTGGCGCAGGACTACAGGCCCGCACGAGTCGATATGCCATCGGAACAGCTGCGGCACGCCCTGTCGCGCGCGCCCGTACAATTGGCGTTGCTATGAATGGCGCGTGCCCGTCCACGCTGATAGTCGATGGCGGCTACGCCAGTTGGCGCTCGCAGGCGTTGCGCGCGCTTGCGGCGCGTTGGCCACCAGAGGCCGTGACATGGGTCGAACGTGGTTCGGTAACAAGCGCCACCACGGCACAAATGCCGCTGGACTATCCAACCACCGCACCGGTCGTATGCGACGAGCAGACGCGGGAATCCGGCGCGGACAGCGGCAGCACTGGCTTGCGCGTGAGTGTCTCGAGCGCGTTGGCCTCGCTGCTGCAGGACGCCGCGCTGTATCGTTCGCCGCAACGTTGGGCGCTTTTGTATCGGGTTGTGTGGCGATGGTGGCATGGCGATCGGGCAGTGGCATCGGCGGCCGACGAAGACGGCGCGCGACTGCACGCGATGGCCAGGTCCGTGCGTCGTGCCAAGCACGACATGATCGCGTACGTGCGTTTTCATCGACGTGGCGGCGCTGCGATGCCGGAATATCTGGCCTGGTACGAACCCGAGCATGACGTGTTGGCATACGCCGCAGAGCACTTTGCACGC
This sequence is a window from Mycetohabitans rhizoxinica HKI 454. Protein-coding genes within it:
- a CDS encoding DUF1289 domain-containing protein encodes the protein MSSPLHSQPDSPCIGVCSTLFDEVCKGCGRTAAEVSNWVFMTDDEKRAVWKRITRDGTAMRFTRAAD
- the argE gene encoding acetylornithine deacetylase, whose translation is MSASATSASAGSSAALPGTPPSPDLPASATAIAWTEKLISFDTTSRLPNLGLIETVRDYLRSAGLDATLTYDETGQWANLFATVPAHDGTTHGGIVLSGHTDVVPVEGQQWDSDPFVARIDDGKLYGRGSCDMKGFIGTALALLPQMQSAKLAKPIHFALSFDEEVGCAGAPLLLSDLQKRGLRPEGCIVGEPTSMRPIVAHKGINAYRCCVRGHAAHSSLTPQGLNAIEYAARLICHIRDVAQRYRSHGPFDTLYDVPFTTAQTSTITGGNAINTVPAHCEFQFEFRNLPTMDPQAILAQIETYARDTLLPQMRREHPDAAIEISEIAAAPGLDASEQAAITQLVRALTADQAKRKVAYGTEAGLFQRAGIPTVVCGPGNIEQAHKPNEFVSLEQLGASESFIHKLITSLEVHAHV
- a CDS encoding putative DNA modification/repair radical SAM protein, coding for MELLKKLEILADAAKYDASCASSGAPERDARARVGLGASVGAGICHSYTPDGRCVSLLKILLTNFCQYDCQYCVNRRSSNVPRARFLPQEVVNLTMDFYRRNYIDGLFLSSGVIRSADYTMEQLVHVARSLREEHQFRGYIHLKTIPDADPRLILEAGQYADRLSVNIELPTDRGLQRLAPEKNASTIKRAMGSIRLAREQAQSEKHAPLNAPAGQSTQMIVGADDADDRTILRTAQTLYGAYQLKRVYYSAFSPIPDSPSALPSHAPPLLREHRLYQADFLLRGYGFRAEELFQKDGDLPLDINPKLAWALAHRESFPVDLNRAPPWLIARVPGIGVRNAKRLAQLRRVRAIRYHDLIRLRCVMDQVKSFIVAQDYRPARVDMPSEQLRHALSRAPVQLALL
- a CDS encoding DUF2945 domain-containing protein, which codes for MSTLSKGDKVQWQTSRGRTDGVVTRKVTGTAKAGRHVVKASARDPQYEVKSARTGKTAIHKADALKKVG
- a CDS encoding pyridoxal-phosphate dependent enzyme is translated as MHMSDWAVPPPVSKPLPASAANLSTTPASVDGQRVPTLDDIAAQHLALAPWVIRTPTFDRSDFPSLEGTTVNFKFELFQTAGSFKVRGAFSNLLALNDAQRSAGVTCVSAGNHAAAVAHAAMRLGISAKVVMLKTASPTRIELCRQYGAEVVFADDGAQAFDKVRRIEADERRCFIHPFNGYRTVLGTATLGYEWATQTPALDAVIVPVGGGGLGAGVATALRLVNPRLHVYGVEPEGADAMSKSFAANHPVKMGPMRSAADSLLAPHTEAYSYELCRRHIDRMVTVSDDQLRVAMLRLFEQLKLAVEPACAAALAALLGPLRDALEGKRVGVLLCGTNTDPDTLYQHLTYARTLSS